In Fusobacteria bacterium ZRK30, the DNA window GTCTATGGCTATTGTTGCCTCATTGGATTCCTTAAAAAAACTTTTTACTCCTAAATATAAAAGAAAAAATATACCTATAAATTGAAAAATATCTTTATAAGTAAGGAGTAAATTGGAAGCAGTAGTCATTCCAAAAGCAGCTATACATCCGTATAGTGTGTCTGCTGTGGCTGCTCCTATCCCTGTTATTAAGCCAGATTTTCTACCTTTGGTCAGACTTCTTTTAATACATAAGATCCCTATTGGTCCTACAGGGGCAGCTACAAGAAAACCAATTGTAAAACCTTTTATAATAAATTCCATACAAAACTCCTCCCTCATAAATTATATTAGTAGATATTCTAAATATAATATCTTAAATGTTTCAAAATGTAAATAGAATTATTGTAATTGATCTAAGTGGATAAAAAGCTGGAATAAAATATTATATTCAATTAAAAAAAAAGATCCTAATGTCATTATACGACATTAGGATCTTTTTTCTACAAATTTGGATCTCTTGGTTTGGGGTAAACAATGTGGTACATTTAAAATAAAGAATTTAAAGGGGGGAATTATGTTTGTATTAAGAGGGGTTTTTAGAGAAATAAATAAAAGAAACAACAATAAACGATTATACAGATATTATAAAGGTACATAAAGATGTATTTGGTGAAAAAGGGGGAATAATAGCGGGATTAGTTACTTATCTTTTAGAAGATGAAAGCGGAAAACCACTTATCTCCCTTTTGGCAACTTCTAATGAGAAACCAGTAAGTCATATACTTTTTACAAAGGCTAAAATAGACAACGTTAAAAAGAATCCAGGAAAGGTAATTTGTGCTGATAGTATGAATAAAATAGAATATTGGGCTTGAATAAAGGTTTTGAAAAGATGGAAGTTAAACTTCATTCTTTTTCATTTTAAGAAAGGATAAATATGAGATTATATTGCATCAATAAAAAGAGGAGTACTTCGGTACTCCTCTTTCTCTATAGTATAAAGTTTTTGTGAAAACTTAAAATTTAATGATGGTACCTGAGAAGGGACTACACGGTGCCGTAATAGGTAGAGCCCTTTATTTCCTTTGTATAAAGTAATTATATAATACTAAATATGACATGTCCAGTAAAGATTAAAAGTTAAATGATATTTTGAGAGTTAACGATATATTTCGTAAAAATAATAAAAAAATAATAAAATTTCCTATAAAATAATTAAAAATATGGTAAAATTAACTAATAGTATTCGCCTACATTTTTGTAAGTGAATTAAACGGAAGTTATTTAGGGAAGGGGGGGAACAGTGAAAAAATTAAGATGGTATCTAGCAAGATGGTATAAGTATTATATAATAAATCCTCATTATCAAAAATTTTATGGGAGCTTTGAAGAATATTGTAGACGGCGAAAAATGCATGAAAAAAAACATAATATTAAATAAAATAAAAGAATAAAAAAGGCCGGTTTTTTCGGCCTTTTTTTCTTTACTATTATAAATTAAATTTGTAACCAGCCGAAAGAACAACTCTTCCGTAGTCGTTATCTTCCTTTGCTTTAAATGCTTTAACTTTAGTTTTAGCTTTAGTAACAGCGTACATTAGATCTACAGTAAAGTTCTTATACTCTAAACCTCCACCTAAAGCCCAGTATAGACCATCTTCGATATTTGTGTTATATCTATATGTTTTCCCATTAGAACCTCTTTTACCTGTCAAATTAGATTCACCAAAGTTAAACGAATAACCTAAGTTGGCTTTTAAATATGGCTTAATTTCAGAATTTAAATTAAATTTATATCTTTCTTTAATAAGAAAATCTAGACATCATATTATTGTTAATATATTTCCCATCTTTATAATTTGATTTGGATTTTATTTGTCCGTTTTTATTATAAGAAATCAACTCTCCATGTTTTTTTCCATCTTTATAATTTGCTTTAAGCTTGATTATTTCACATTTATAATAAGTAATCCATTCCCCATCTTTTTTTCCGTCATTAAAAGTTCCTTTATATATAATTTTCCCATTTTCACAATAGGCAATAACTTTGGCATTTGTAAATCTGCTTTTAAAACTTCTTTTAACGTTAGTAGTACTACTTTGTAATTGGTTTTGATTGATGAATTTCATATAACTAATTAAAATTACACTAAATGTTAATATTAATATTATTTTTTTCATTCTCCCTCCCCCCCTATTTTTATCCCTTTAAAACTGTATACCCTTATTTAAGTTTGCCTTTAAATAGTAATAAAATCAAATTTTTAAGATTTTCTCAAAAATAAAAGGGCGCTAAATTCATAGCGCCCTTCTAAGACTGATTTTACTACTTTTTAAAATGGATGTTACAAAAGAGGTAAAAAGGAACATTAAAAACTAACATAACTTTCATTAAATTTTTTGTTTTTATTTTCTAATTGTTCTTTTTATTTTTTAGAGTACTCTATCACATTTAAATTGTTGTACTAGAACCAAAAAATAGCTTTAGTAGGAAATAAATTAATTTATAGTATATATTCTTTAATGACACTTTCTATGATTAATATGATATAAAAAAGGAGGCGATGTATGAAAAAAATTATTTTTATATTTTTTATTTTATTTTTGACATCATTTAGTTCTCCAAGAGATAATTTAAATTTTATGAGTACATTTAAAGAACGATACGAAGTAAAGAAGAAGGTAGAATTTTACAAAGATAGAATGAATAAAATAGAGAAATCAAGGGAGCTTGCCCTTACAGAAGAAGAAATTAAAAACCTGGATAAGAGATATGTTCAGGCTCAAGAAGAGATAAAATTAGGGGAAATGACAATTAATAAAATCGATAAAAGAAGTGGTTTTATGGCTAAGAGTGTAGTTTATCCCTTAATGGACGCCTGGATAGATATCTATGATGTGACTGATAAAGAGGATATAACATCTAGAAATACAATAGTTAGAAATTTATTATTATTAATACTAACATTTATAATTATAATGAGATTTATATTAAAGAAAATTTAAAAAACTACAATTAAAAGGACGCTAATTTTTTTTAGCGTCCTTTTAAGTCCAATTTTATTGATTTTTATTTTGAAGGTCACAAAAAAAATTATTTACTCTTTTTTTTCGTAATGAAGAGTTCCCACACCTGCATCTATTAAATCGGAGGCGAATCCACCATCAGTTGCCAGGAGCCCAAGGTAATTCTTTTTATGCCATAATGTTAGCATTCCAAAATTATCCACTTTCTGCGGTTCAGATTTTTCAAATATGATTATTCCTTTTGGTAACTCATCTAAAACTCCCCAAATCATACCAGCACCAAATTCTTCTTTGGCACCTACTTCTAAAAAGCTAATATGAAAATGTTGATAATCTTTAGGATCCTTATCTTTTTCGACAGCAACTCCTTTAATATGAAGATATGCAACGAACTCTCCACCTTCGTATAGACGAGCTCTAATAACGTATTTATGTCCCTCTTCGTAGGCTAGGTCACACAATTCCTTAAATGATTCGTCGGTATTAATCCCACCTGTAGATACAATTTTATCTTGTAGTTTCTTACTGATTGTTGACATACAAATACCTCCTTTTTTTATTTCATTAAACTGTTTATATATTTTAAATACTCTTTTTTACTTTTGTTTCCTTTTTTTATAAAAAAAGGAGAGGATTTAATCCTCTCCTAAAAACAATTCCCTTATCGATCTAGCTCTCCTTATAGTTCTCTAAACGTTTCCCGGTAATTTTTAGGTACAACTTTTACAATTGGATCTGGCCAACTGCAGAATAAATTTCTTTCTGACATCCTTCTTCTTAGTAAACCTTTGGATCTTTTTCCTGCTGCCTTGGACCATAGGTTAAAGATCCGGCATGCGCCTATAAAGTTTCTGCCATTGACCAGTTTTACTATGTCAGACCTCCTAAAACTGGATCCTCCAATGTTGTAGCAGAGAGACACTAAAGCATCATATTGATTTTGATTTATATAGTCTAATTTTATTACTTCTTTTACTACATTTTCATAAATTCTTAATTGTTTTATCAGTTCTTTGTCTGCTTCTTCTAAGGTCATAATATCCCCTTTTTTGACTTTTATCCCATTGATTTGAGTAAATCCCCATCCAATAGTTCAAACGTCTGCAGGGCATTTATATGCCTTTATTTCGTAACTCTCGAAATGTTTTAAAAGATCTATTCCTTGTGTAGATATTTTCATGGTTACCTCCTATCTTTCAATAAATCAATAGCTATCTTTATATGTTCAAGAAGGCTTTTATGGTCTTCTTGATGATTCTTTACATATGTTTTAAAATCACTTTTATCTACTTTTTTATCATCAAGAAATCTCTCCATAGTCCTGATTTCAGTTTTAATTTTTCCTTGTTCTCTCCAAAGGTAGATAGTAAATAGAATAATGATGACAATTAATCCTTTTAATGGATCTTCCAGCACTAAATTAAATAATGGAATCATCTGCACCTCCTAATTGTAGTAGTAATTAATTCGATCTGATCTCTTAGGAAACATATCTTCTATTGAGATATTTATATTGGTATAGTTCCCTGGAACATCTTTCCAGGCTTTATGCCATACTTTTATATCGGCACTTTCATCTTCAGTTAATGGCTCCTCTATTCCCATAAATATATTATTGGCTAATTTATGATAGGCAGCATATTCTTTTTCCCTTTGAGCCCTGGCCTTTTCCTTCTCACTTTCCAGAGTAATCTCCCCTTCAGTAATATAGTCTTGCCTGGTTTTATCTACTATTTGATCATCTACAACCTTTTGAGAGTAACTATCATATAAAACTATCTTTCCATTCATAAGAACTTCCCCATCATTTAAGACCCTGTCTCCTCTTTCCAGTTTTTCTTCTTCAGTGGCTTCCCTTATAGAATCAGTTTTTTCTAGGTAGGTAATGAAGTGAGGAAGATCAACCCCATAAAATTCCACTGCATTCCCTTCAAAATATTCCTTATAGTTTTCAATTTTTGTTTCTGAAACTTCATACACTAAAGAGACACCCTCTTTTGCCTTTTCTCTATCAAGATATATGTAATTTTTCATTATGCTGTCCTCCTCCAAATATTAACTACTCTATATGGGTTCATGATATTAAATGCTGATCCACTTCCACTGCTTCCTGTAGTCCCAAAAATTGTATGGCTATGGTTACCTGTTGTAGAAGTATTAGGATTTTGATAATTTGTATACGGGCTTGATCCGCCTGTATTTTGTCCGCCTGCAGAAGATATTTTACCACTATAAGTATAGCTTCCCGAGTTACCTATATGACCAATATTACCTCCTCCTCTATGATAACTGTTACTGTCATTTCTTCCTGTAACAACATTATGAGTATGTGCTGGCTGTGTATGGGCATGGTTATCTACTCTGTGCCTGTGATTTCCACCTTTATGATAATGATTCCCGGTAGTATTGGTAGTCCCGTAAAACCCGTGGGTATGGGCTGCCATATTAGCCAGTGTCAGTGCGACTGTTGATCTTCCCCCTTCTGTTCCTAAAGCATAACCATTAGAAGTACCCAACAGCACCCGGCCTTCCAATTTTGTCCATGTGGTCCCTGTCCACTTAGTTGCAGGATTAGAGGTAGATTCCGTTATCCAGTAATCTCCTACATCATATTTACATTCTACGGCTTTATCATAAGCTACTTTGACTGCTTTACTGGTAGCCAATGTATTTGAATCATCTGAGTTTACTGCATCGCTCTTATTTTTATTGAATCCATCGTTTTTAGTAAACTTATCTTCCTTAGTTGCAAGTCCATCTACAAGATCTTTTATAGTTGCATAGACGTTACTCTGGTCTATAACTGCATTGATAGTTGAAGCATTTGATATATAGGTGATAATATCTTCTACTCTCTCTAATGCTCCGCTGGATTCCCTTGGAATAAGATCCGGAGCAGCTGTATCACAATAGGAATATAGCACCTCTATACCGTCTTCACCCCTGGCAAAGATCCCTATTTCTCTCAAATAAGTGTCTTCAGTTATCCCCTTATTATTAAAGGCTACCCTTACCCTGTAATTACCTGCTTCTAAAACTGTTGTACTTGTAATACTTAAAGTTTTAAAAGTTTCTATAAGGGAGGTTAAATCTTCTTTATTTGTTTCTTCAGGAATAATCCCTTTTCCTATTTCTGCCTTGGTTATAGTGATAACCTCACCTAATATAGCTCGGGCTAATAGTTCTTTACCTTTATTTGTAAGTATTGTTCCTGTATATTTAGCCATCTATTCCTCCTAAATATTCTTCAAAATTCGAAGCTGTATTGGGATCTAATGGGATCTCCTCAAAAATAGATGAATGATATAGTGCAGAATAGTAGTTTATTCCTTCCCACTGGCTGCTGACTATTATCCCATCTAAAGAACTTCTCTCATTTTTTGTTCTATTAATTGATTTATATAACTCTTCTAATTTTTCACCTGTTGGTGCAGTATCTCCTACAACTTTAAAATGGTATGGATCTCCACCATATTGATACCATTCCAGTAGTTCAAAATCACCATGGATATCTTTAATTGTTTTCTCTACTGCATACCTGGTTCCCTTGGTTTTTCTGACAATATATGCAGTTTCAACTAAACTAGGTTTAATGTCTTTAGATAGTGTCTGTTCATAACCTTCAACTCTCCATTGATAAGCTAGTTCATCTAGGATAGGCTCATCCAATACCTTAAAATCACCATAGAGAAAAAGACTCTTTTCCCTGGTGTTAATCAGATCTAATTCTTCCTGGATAACCTGGATTAAAAGCTTTATCTCTTTATCTCCCTGAAGAAAATTAGGAAGAAGTCTCAGAATTGAAATATCATCTATTCTAATCATCTTCTACTCCTCCATATCTGATATTTAAATTTATTTCCTTGGCCACTTCAAATGAGTTAACAATTTTAAAAGTTGGAGATACAACAGTAACTCTTTTAGCTCCTGCGCTTCTTACTAGATAGACTAACTCAGTAGGAGTTATATCTCTTTTTAGAGCTCCTTTCTGCCAGGTTACATACTCGCTAACTGCCTTATTAATCTGGTCCTGGATCTCGTTTACTAACCCTATATTTTGATTGGAGATATAGTAAGTAAAATCAATATCATAGTTTATTTGTGCAGGCTTATTCACTACTAGATTATCTGTTAAAGGTCTTCTCTTATCTGCATTACAGATAGCAAAAACATCTTGGAGGACACTATCAGTAGGAAGTTCTCCTCCCTTCATTAGAGGGGTTATCCGGACTGTTCCAGGATCAGTCATCTCTACATTTACATCTATGATTTCCTGATTAGCAGTTTTGGCCCAATAGATATACCCATCTCCTGGACCTGCAGTTGAAAATTTACTTGGAGCAGTTCGGATCCTTTCTTTTAAACTTTCATCTGATTCTATCTCAGCTCCTCCCTGGGATATTTCCATATTTATTACCGATTTAAAAAACGGGAAAGGATCAACTATTTTATTAATTTCTCCCGGGAGATACCCGTTTCCGACTATCCCCTCTTCAGTACAAATAGCAATAACTTCTTTAATAGTTTCTCCCGGTTTAAATTCAAAATATGGTGTTAAAAAATACATATTATTCCCCGGTGTAACTCTTACCGGATTAACTCCTAAAAGATGCTCCTTTGCTTCTTCTATCTCAAATTTTAAGAGCACGCTTGCTTTTTTAGCACCTAACCTTTCTGTGTCTGTAAAGGCTCCCATCTCAGTGGCATAGTCTCCCTTTGTATACCTGAGTAAATTCATTTTAAGTCCTTCATTGGTGGTTTCATTTCTGATAAATAAAGAATAAGCAACTGTCTGCAGTAGCCATCTTCTTTCATCTGCTAACCCTAGTGAAACACCACTTAATTCTTCATATTTTTTAACCATCCTTCCGAGGATCTCTTCTGAACTTTCATTATGTATATTTAAATCATTCAATAATACTCACCTCCATGATGGGCTTTAAAGTCCCCCTTTGATGATCTGTTATATATTCAATCTTATGTATCTTTAATCTAGGTTCATATTTCTTAAACTGTGTTTGTATATTCATCAAGGCAGCACTCCTATTCAGAGGTGAATCAACTATATTTCCATCTATTCCAACACCCCTGGCTAGGATAACTTCTCCTATGACTACAGAAAGGATATTTCTTCCATTTTGAAGGATCCTATCTATTCCGGCAGCTTTAAAATTAACCTTATTTTGCGGCTCTAATTTATAGATCATTAACCTTCACCTCTCTCTATCATTCCCTGGTTAAACCCTTGAGGGACAATTTTTTTCTTAGTAGCCTTTTTAGGTTTAATAACTATATCTGTATTTTTGTATATCAGTTCCACATATTCTTCCAAAGTAAGGGAGATATCTATTTTTCTAATCTTCCCGCCATTGGTTATATACTCATATCCTGCATCATAGGAAGTGATGACATACTGGCCGGCTCCTATAGGCTTATTCCCCAGACTAAAATCTAGTGTTTCACCGGTATTTTTATATAGATCTAATTTCTTAAGCAGTTCCTGTGGATCTACTCCAAAGTCACTCCTAAGAGTCATTTTAAAAGTAAGAACATCTGTTTTTAGATCTATAAATTCCAGAGCAGGTTTTTGTCCTTTCCGGTTATGTTTCTCATAATTAGCACCACCACTTAACTTTAAGTTGGTAAAGTTTAATATTTTCTTATTCTTCCCATCAAAGGAGACTTCAAAGGGGATATATCCTAAATTTCCTATCATTATTCTTCACCTCACTTAAAGTTTTCTAAAATATAAGTTATCAATTTGACTTTTGGAGCGTTAAAAGATACTATAATTAGGCAATCAATGCCTCAAATTGTTTTGCATAAAACAGGAATTTTTTCCTGTTTTTTTTTATTTAATTGACTTTTTAAAATTTATGAGGAATACTCTTATTGAACTCCTAGTTCTCAGAGTTTAAACGTTCCTTTAAAGTAGTCCTGACTTTCATAGCCAGGGCTTTTTAATTTCTTAGTTTATTATAAAAAAAATTTGCTTTTTCTTAATTTATGAGGGATACTTCAAGTAATTAGATTTCTCCGAATTTAATTAGGACGTATATACCCTTTGTAAGAGCCTTAATTTCCTAGAGTTAAGGCTCTTACTATGTAAAAAAGACTATATTGGTGCTGTAGTTGGTCTATTTTCCGCATCTTTATGCTTATGGAGATCTACATCTCCTTTAGGAGTAGTAAGTTTAGTTACTCCTACTTCTTCAGCTGTGACATTTTTAGCAGTTGTTATTGCATCTATATTTAATGAAGTTCCTGCAATAGAAGTAGCTTTTGAATTAATAGTTAGTTTATCTGTAGTCATCACTATATTTTTAGAAGATATATTTACGTTATTGGCACTTTTTATATCTATATCTCCTACACAATCAACTTCAAGTAGATGTGTTTCAAAGTTATATTTGACCTTAGTTCCATCAGGAAAGATAATATATTTCATCTTCCCGGAATCTTTAGGAAGATTCTTTTCCGTTGAGTAACTCCCTAAAATAAAGCCTACATCAGGTGCATTAGGTAAGAATACACAAATTACATCTTCTTTTAGACTGGGCATTGAATAATTTTTCTCTCTATTTGTATGGTCCATTAAAACTTTTAAAGGTTTAGATATCTCTCCAGGAGTATCATCAAATTCTACTCTTGCTGTAGCTGTCTTATAATTTATAGAGGATACCTTTCCAGTTCTTAAAAACCTAAACTCCATTAAAAGTCCAACCTCCTTCTCATATTTAAACTGCAGATATATTCCCTGGCTATATCATGGGTGACTGAAGTTATTAGATAGATTCCATCATACCTTCCAAATCCTAAAATCTTAGTTGTAAGACCTGCCAAGTATTCCGGATCTCCCATATGAGATATCTTCATCTTTGTTTCATTTTTATTCCTATTTCTAAGTATCTTTTTTGCTCGTTCATTTAAAAACTTTTCTTTCTCCTCTTTTGTGGTACCTGTAACTTTTGTATCTATATTTTTATAAAGAATCTTTCCTGTTTTCACTTTATAGAAAGAACTCGTAGGGGCTTCATATTTGCCCTTTAAGAGCTCTCCTAAGATTGGGTCATAGAATGTCAGCGTACATCCATCATAGACCTCTAAATCATCACATTGAAGGTCATATCTCTTTAGATCTGATTTATTAAAAGTAATTACTGTTTCTTTATCTTCATATGTCTTTTCATCAAATATAATAATCTTATTCATAGTTATCTTTAGAGCCATTCCCTGTTCTTTTGAGAGTCTGGCAAGTAGACTTGTATCTGATTCTTTTAATTGATTCACCTTATCAAAGGTAAACTCTTCAGGACAGTCATAGAATAGATCCATAGAATAATTCTTTGATATTTCCTGAGCGATCTCTCTTAGAGATACATTTTCCCAGGTATTATCTTTTTTTACTCCTTTAAGATCTTTAGTTATATCTATAGAAGTTCCTGAAATCTTCATTGTATCTGGTGTCCCTGAAAAAGACAGATCATCTACGGTAAACGTCCCACACTTTAAGATCCTGTTATCTCCTTCATTTCTCCAGTTAATCACTCCTATCTCAACTTTTAGTTTATCTCCCTTTAAGATAGCCCATTCCTTTATCCATTTATCACCTGTGAGGCTGAGAGTCACACTGTCGCCTTTATCTAGGTTATCTGTGTATGAGAACCCTTGAATATATGGTGAGATATCTCCTGTGATGTCTTTTCCTTCATAGGTTACAGTTATATAAGTTCTCCTGGATATCATGACTGCCTCCAAGGTGGAAGGGTTAAGTTTTTAGTATTAGGAATATCAGGACATATTAGTTCTATCCCACCACTGAAGATAGCTATATTCATATATCTGGGATTAGCTCGTAAAAGTTCCTTAGAGAATTTATCTTCTCCGTAGACTTTAAAACTAATATTGTCCCAAGTATCTCCCTGGATAGTTTTGTATATGTCTGCTTCTTTAGTCAAAACTTAACCTCCTTTCTGATTTGGTTTCTTCAGCAATTATATCTTTAACAATTTTCTTAATTTTTTGCACGAGATCCTCGCTTGATTTTTCTAGAATTTCACTGATATTATCTATATTCCCCTGGATAGTGGGACTAAAATCTATCTTAATCTCTATTTTTTTATCGATAGAATTATTAATTAATTTCTTTTCAACCTTGGAAGTTAAAGATGGGATCCCATCTCCAGCAAACATTCCTAACTTAGCTCCTGCGTGATACCAAAGGCTTTTTGATTGTCTGGTCCCATCATGGGGAACAATAGTTTCTGGAGCATCTCCTACTATTGCTAAATGAGGGGTAGTGACTGTTCCCCCTGTAGCATATTTAGGAATATTAGGATTTAGTCCCGGCTTATTATTTAAGCTATATTGAGAATTAACCTTCTTACTAAAAGTAACTTGATTTTCATTCCCTTTTTCCCCTTTAAATTTCTTATACCAGGTATAAATTCTTTTGATTCCCTTTAAAAACATCCCTAAAGGGCTGTACTCAAATATTTTAAATATTGGAGATTTTTGAAATACATCCCATAACTCGAGGGTTTTATCTTTCATCTTTCCGACATTAGTTTTAAATCCATTCCACAGATCTATAGTTTTAGCTTTGATTTTATCAAAATTCTTATAGATTAAATATCCACCTGCTGCAATTGCAGCTAAAATTAAAAGGATTGGATTAGACATTAGCGCGGTAAATGCTGTTCCCAGTGCACCTACTCCAAAAGTAGTTGCTCCAATAGCTAAATTTACACCTACAAACCCTGTTGCCGTTAGAGTTAAAAACTCTGTCAGTCCTGGGAATTTTTGTGAAAATCCTGTGATTATCTGAGATCCTTTAGTAAATAGTTTTGTTAAGACTTTTAAAGGTGGGAGTAAGAAATTAGTAAAAGCCAGTCCTAGATTAAGTAGTGACTTTCCTAATATTTTTAATTGAGCTGAAGCAGTAGCATTTACATTGTTAAATTCTTTATTAACGCTGTTAGCTACTTTTTTCTTATCATTTATGAGGTCTAAGTTATTCTGCAGTTTTCCTAACTGGTTGGATAATGGTAATAATGCTCCTACTGCTTCTTCACCAAATAACATAGTTCCTATAGACATCCGTTTACTCTTGTCTACATTTTCAAATGCCCCCAGGACCTTCTTGATGGTTCCCATAGAATCTTTTTGCATATCTTTTGCAATCTGACCTGAATCAAACCCTAGTGCCTCAAATGCTTCTTTCCTGCTTTTACTGGCTGACTCTCCACTACTCATAGTGGAATAAAGTTTTCTTAATGCGGTGCTGGCAGTACCAGCATCTTTAACACCAAAATCAATAAGACTTGCCCCTAAAGCGGCAGTTTCAGAAACTGTAATATTAGCCATCTTCCCTAAAGGT includes these proteins:
- a CDS encoding LysE family transporter; this encodes MEFIIKGFTIGFLVAAPVGPIGILCIKRSLTKGRKSGLITGIGAATADTLYGCIAAFGMTTASNLLLTYKDIFQFIGIFFLLYLGVKSFFKESNEATIAIDRNNKIFKDYISTFFLTVTNPSTILSFIAIFAGIGVLPKDTFTVFSLVSGVFLGSSFWWLFLSFTASKVGNKIGSKQLTLINKISGVVLILFSTFFFYNLVI
- a CDS encoding lysozyme translates to MGWGFTQINGIKVKKGDIMTLEEADKELIKQLRIYENVVKEVIKLDYINQNQYDALVSLCYNIGGSSFRRSDIVKLVNGRNFIGACRIFNLWSKAAGKRSKGLLRRRMSERNLFCSWPDPIVKVVPKNYRETFREL
- a CDS encoding tail fiber protein, which translates into the protein MAKYTGTILTNKGKELLARAILGEVITITKAEIGKGIIPEETNKEDLTSLIETFKTLSITSTTVLEAGNYRVRVAFNNKGITEDTYLREIGIFARGEDGIEVLYSYCDTAAPDLIPRESSGALERVEDIITYISNASTINAVIDQSNVYATIKDLVDGLATKEDKFTKNDGFNKNKSDAVNSDDSNTLATSKAVKVAYDKAVECKYDVGDYWITESTSNPATKWTGTTWTKLEGRVLLGTSNGYALGTEGGRSTVALTLANMAAHTHGFYGTTNTTGNHYHKGGNHRHRVDNHAHTQPAHTHNVVTGRNDSNSYHRGGGNIGHIGNSGSYTYSGKISSAGGQNTGGSSPYTNYQNPNTSTTGNHSHTIFGTTGSSGSGSAFNIMNPYRVVNIWRRTA
- a CDS encoding phage tail protein I translates to MIRIDDISILRLLPNFLQGDKEIKLLIQVIQEELDLINTREKSLFLYGDFKVLDEPILDELAYQWRVEGYEQTLSKDIKPSLVETAYIVRKTKGTRYAVEKTIKDIHGDFELLEWYQYGGDPYHFKVVGDTAPTGEKLEELYKSINRTKNERSSLDGIIVSSQWEGINYYSALYHSSIFEEIPLDPNTASNFEEYLGGIDG
- a CDS encoding baseplate J/gp47 family protein, which gives rise to MNDLNIHNESSEEILGRMVKKYEELSGVSLGLADERRWLLQTVAYSLFIRNETTNEGLKMNLLRYTKGDYATEMGAFTDTERLGAKKASVLLKFEIEEAKEHLLGVNPVRVTPGNNMYFLTPYFEFKPGETIKEVIAICTEEGIVGNGYLPGEINKIVDPFPFFKSVINMEISQGGAEIESDESLKERIRTAPSKFSTAGPGDGYIYWAKTANQEIIDVNVEMTDPGTVRITPLMKGGELPTDSVLQDVFAICNADKRRPLTDNLVVNKPAQINYDIDFTYYISNQNIGLVNEIQDQINKAVSEYVTWQKGALKRDITPTELVYLVRSAGAKRVTVVSPTFKIVNSFEVAKEINLNIRYGGVEDD
- a CDS encoding phage tail protein, producing the protein MIGNLGYIPFEVSFDGKNKKILNFTNLKLSGGANYEKHNRKGQKPALEFIDLKTDVLTFKMTLRSDFGVDPQELLKKLDLYKNTGETLDFSLGNKPIGAGQYVITSYDAGYEYITNGGKIRKIDISLTLEEYVELIYKNTDIVIKPKKATKKKIVPQGFNQGMIERGEG
- a CDS encoding phage baseplate assembly protein V, with the translated sequence MEFRFLRTGKVSSINYKTATARVEFDDTPGEISKPLKVLMDHTNREKNYSMPSLKEDVICVFLPNAPDVGFILGSYSTEKNLPKDSGKMKYIIFPDGTKVKYNFETHLLEVDCVGDIDIKSANNVNISSKNIVMTTDKLTINSKATSIAGTSLNIDAITTAKNVTAEEVGVTKLTTPKGDVDLHKHKDAENRPTTAPI
- a CDS encoding tail protein X; the protein is MTKEADIYKTIQGDTWDNISFKVYGEDKFSKELLRANPRYMNIAIFSGGIELICPDIPNTKNLTLPPWRQS
- a CDS encoding phage tail tape measure protein, giving the protein MNRDFIIKIGGALNPSVKKSFSKASKELEKLGWEMKQMKTRSKALAKARQESSKLENQFIKSRAEFQKNTKESKILADKIEQLKVQVNGSGKASKAATIEFKKALQTQKQLDKNLIKSKESMKKYSNELSKAKSRVWMLSKGEKELGDKMQKNLKIQEKIRKSQNRFKGYKQNGQNRMKKMIAPATMIGVGVKLAIDDEAAFADVKKQLSISDPKEIQKFRKELLQTTKDIPLMNTEIYEIAAAAGQAGIEQKELAKFTADTAKVAVAFGIDADKAGGNLATWRTSLKMTQTEVMGLADQINTLGDNIKVTPAQVSDIVTAMGPLGKMANITVSETAALGASLIDFGVKDAGTASTALRKLYSTMSSGESASKSRKEAFEALGFDSGQIAKDMQKDSMGTIKKVLGAFENVDKSKRMSIGTMLFGEEAVGALLPLSNQLGKLQNNLDLINDKKKVANSVNKEFNNVNATASAQLKILGKSLLNLGLAFTNFLLPPLKVLTKLFTKGSQIITGFSQKFPGLTEFLTLTATGFVGVNLAIGATTFGVGALGTAFTALMSNPILLILAAIAAGGYLIYKNFDKIKAKTIDLWNGFKTNVGKMKDKTLELWDVFQKSPIFKIFEYSPLGMFLKGIKRIYTWYKKFKGEKGNENQVTFSKKVNSQYSLNNKPGLNPNIPKYATGGTVTTPHLAIVGDAPETIVPHDGTRQSKSLWYHAGAKLGMFAGDGIPSLTSKVEKKLINNSIDKKIEIKIDFSPTIQGNIDNISEILEKSSEDLVQKIKKIVKDIIAEETKSERRLSFD